GAATCGCTGTGAAAATGAACCTGTATAAGTTGGGGTTAAACTTCCCATTTTTACCAATGCATTTGGATTAGAAACTGTTTTTATACTCGTTGATACCGGGTTTCCATTAGCATCAAAAGTGATTGATGGATTTCCATTTTCATCCAGAACATATGGGTATCCATTAGTTGTACCTCCATATTTATAAGCATACAGGGTATTGAACACATCTCCATCAAAAAAGTAATTTGATGGCGCACTGACATAAACTGATGAAGATGATTGTGCTCTGGTAACTTTATCAATTGTAGTTTTGTTGTAACCAAAAACTACATTAGAATTAATACGGAAATTACCATTATTAAACCATTCAGAACCAACAGTAAATTCAACCCCTCTGTTTAATAAAGCACCAGCATTGATCCTTCGGCTTGTTGCCCCAACGGTAGGGTCTAAATCAGTTGTTACTAATAAATCACTGCTTAGTTTACGATACACATCAATACTACCTGTCAGTTTATGTTTTAATACAGTATAATCTAAACCTAAATTGGTTATTTGTGTTTTTTCCCATCTTAACATTGGGTTAGGCTGAGATGTAATATTTATATACTGTAGAGACTGATATAAATTGTCGTTTCTTCTTGTAGCTGTTACGTAAGGTGTTGTACTTTGATCGACATTTCCACTTACACCATAAGTAGCCCTGAATTTAAGCATGTTAACCCATTTTACTTCTTTCATGAAGTCTTCATTACTAATATTCCACCCTAAACCTGCAGACCATAATGGACGGTTTTTATATTTAGAATCTACTCCAAATAAATCTGCACGATCCACGCGGTAACTTCCTGTTACGTTATATTTAGATAAATAAGTATAACCTGCTGTACTGAAAACAGAAAAGAAGTGATGTAAAACTTCCGTTTGTGATCTTGACAAAGCTCCTAAAGTAGCGTTACTCCCATAAATATAACTAGGAACTCCTGTTTGGCTAAGTGAAAGGTTATTCAATGTAGCAGAAGTAAGTGTAACCGGATCGTAACCATATCGTATTTGTTCAATACCTCTTGGAACAAAAGTTTCGCGCATTTCAAAACCGGCAACTGCATTAAAAGAATGCTTCCCTTCACTAAAATCCTGACTAAAATCTAACTGATTTCTAAAAGAATAGTTACTTGCCTGACTGCTCCATTGTTTGTATCGCCCTCCTGCAGAAAAACCATCTACATAAGTGTAGACATTTGTAGTTGGGTTATATCCTGTCAAGGCATTGATGGCATAACGCATTCTGTATGAGTCAACGGCATAATATTGATCGTTATCATTTTTTCGTAATTCATATTGAAATTGTGTATTAAAGCTCAACCCTTTCCATATCTTAGCACGAAGGTTTGTAAAAGCTCTTAAACTTAATGAGTTTTCATGTGTGATACCTTCATTAAGTGCATCCAATACGTTAAAATTCACTGATTTAAAACCACTTAAACTGTTTATTTTTGCAGCCATAGCCGGGTTAATAACACTACTACCGGTAAAACCATCTTTAATACCTACAAACTGTGATAATACGCGGTCTCCGTTATCATCTGTAATACGTTCGTATCTTTTTTGAATATTATAATTACCGAAATCAAAATCAGTAACATCATCGTTGCTATAGGTAGCATTTACTCCGAAAGTTGCATTTAACCAGTTGTTTACCTGAAAGCTGCTTTTAGCATAAAGATTAAACGCCTGACTTGTGTTGTTTACGATACGATTATCTGCGGCGTCATAATTTAATGACACATACGTATTTTGTTTAGTGGTACTTCCTGAAAATGCTAAATTGTAACGTTGTCTGAATTCATTTTGCCATACATTATCACGATAATCTTTTATATAATCGTTCTTTCTCCACTGACCAATAGTTGTATTATAATCTGCATTGCTTATTTTTCCGTCTTCTAAGTCCCTGTTAAGCTGGTATAGAGGGCTGTAATATTTTGGGCTGCTGCTTCCAATATCCCCATAAGCGTTGAACATCGTAGCTGTATTGGCAAATCTGGCTCTTTCCCTGTTGTACACAGCTTGTTCAAAATCAATTAAATCGCTTGTTGAAGCATAATTCATGTCTTTAATATCAGGTTTGGTATTAATAAAGAAATCAGAATTTATGCTCACTTTTAATTTACCATTTCCTTTTTTGGTAGTCAAAACAATAATACCGTTTGCCGCTCTTGAACCATAAATAGAACCGGCTGCAGCATCTTTAAGCACGTTTACACTTTCAATATCATAAGGATTTATCTGATCAAGAGTCAATTCCGTTGGCAGACCATCTATAACCAAAAGCGGACTATAACCAACTTCTCCAACAGAAAAAGTACCAATACCTCTTAATATTGGCGTATCAGCCGAAGCTCCGGTTGGATTTTTCTGAAACATCAAACCCGCAACACGTCCCTCAAGGGCAGATGCTAAATTGGTGTTGATATTTTCGTTTAATACCTTTTCATCTACTTTAGTAATAGCACCTGTAGAATGACTTCTGGTAAGTGTTTGAAAACCTGTTACTACTACGTCTTTCATAACAGAGATTTTATCCTCAACAACAAGCGTTAATTCAGTGCGACCGCTAATAGCAAAAGATTTTTTTTCAATAGTTAGTCCAGAACACTCTAATATAGCGTCCAAAGGTGCATTATCAAAAGAAAAGCTACCGTCAAAATCGGTAATACTATGTTTATTTGTACCGAAAATTGTAACATTAACTCCCGGAAACGGCTCATTTTTACTATTTAATACTTTTCCTTGTATTCTTCCGGATCCGTTTCCCCGCTCCTCTTCTTTTTCTTTTGTTGCGGTTATTACTATGGTCTGATTGGTAAGTGAGTATTTTAAATTTTGTGCACTAAAAATTTGATTCAGTGTTTCTTTTAAACCAGAATTCTTAACATTAATTGTTACCGGTTTTGAATCTTTTAGTAATTTCTGCGTATAAAAAACTTCATAATTAGCCTGTTTTGCTACTTCTTTAAGAACTTTATCCAGTGGTGCGTCCTTAAAATTAATGGTAACATTTTGTGCATGGCTTGTAAAACTGCAAAGCAGCATTACCAAAACACTCAACATCAGGGAATAATCAGAAAAATTTAGCCTGGAAATTTTTTCTCTGAGTTTTTTGTAAGGTTTTTTTGGTTGTAAATTAAATTTCATACATTTACATTTAGTTATAGTTAAACAATAGTGGACACTTATATTGGCTATACACCTATTAACAACCAGAAGCATCGCAACTGCCTCTGGTTTTTTAGTTTATATAATCACAACATAATCCGTTACATTTAAAATCATGGATACACAATAATCGTT
The Flavobacterium flavigenum genome window above contains:
- a CDS encoding SusC/RagA family TonB-linked outer membrane protein, with amino-acid sequence MKFNLQPKKPYKKLREKISRLNFSDYSLMLSVLVMLLCSFTSHAQNVTINFKDAPLDKVLKEVAKQANYEVFYTQKLLKDSKPVTINVKNSGLKETLNQIFSAQNLKYSLTNQTIVITATKEKEEERGNGSGRIQGKVLNSKNEPFPGVNVTIFGTNKHSITDFDGSFSFDNAPLDAILECSGLTIEKKSFAISGRTELTLVVEDKISVMKDVVVTGFQTLTRSHSTGAITKVDEKVLNENINTNLASALEGRVAGLMFQKNPTGASADTPILRGIGTFSVGEVGYSPLLVIDGLPTELTLDQINPYDIESVNVLKDAAAGSIYGSRAANGIIVLTTKKGNGKLKVSINSDFFINTKPDIKDMNYASTSDLIDFEQAVYNRERARFANTATMFNAYGDIGSSSPKYYSPLYQLNRDLEDGKISNADYNTTIGQWRKNDYIKDYRDNVWQNEFRQRYNLAFSGSTTKQNTYVSLNYDAADNRIVNNTSQAFNLYAKSSFQVNNWLNATFGVNATYSNDDVTDFDFGNYNIQKRYERITDDNGDRVLSQFVGIKDGFTGSSVINPAMAAKINSLSGFKSVNFNVLDALNEGITHENSLSLRAFTNLRAKIWKGLSFNTQFQYELRKNDNDQYYAVDSYRMRYAINALTGYNPTTNVYTYVDGFSAGGRYKQWSSQASNYSFRNQLDFSQDFSEGKHSFNAVAGFEMRETFVPRGIEQIRYGYDPVTLTSATLNNLSLSQTGVPSYIYGSNATLGALSRSQTEVLHHFFSVFSTAGYTYLSKYNVTGSYRVDRADLFGVDSKYKNRPLWSAGLGWNISNEDFMKEVKWVNMLKFRATYGVSGNVDQSTTPYVTATRRNDNLYQSLQYINITSQPNPMLRWEKTQITNLGLDYTVLKHKLTGSIDVYRKLSSDLLVTTDLDPTVGATSRRINAGALLNRGVEFTVGSEWFNNGNFRINSNVVFGYNKTTIDKVTRAQSSSSVYVSAPSNYFFDGDVFNTLYAYKYGGTTNGYPYVLDENGNPSITFDANGNPVSTSIKTVSNPNALVKMGSLTPTYTGSFSQRFSYKGFDLNMLFVFSGGNVMRKETIDMSTDAVNLSGISDRYTDANPNGNTRLYVDFAENIRSYAGTISSQWRNSDVNVVDGDYIKLRNISLGYSLPKIFANKIKMESAKFTFQVNNIWYWSAAGNRIDPEVYSANSGTRNLPLPKTYLFGFNLTL